The genomic DNA TCCCGTGAGACGCTGGGCCCAGGGGCCAGCCTGGGGACAGAGACATGGGGTCAGGCGTGGgtctcagccccaccccacccaccactgTCCCTTCCCCTCCTGGTGACACGGTCCCCAGGAGCCACCCACCCTCCCGTCCCACCACCCAAACTGAGAGGGTTGTGCCACTCAACACTGAGGAGCCCTTGGTCCAGCCTTGGGTGGGATTTGCGGCAGGGTGGGGAGGTCCGGCTCTGTGGGTGAGGACCTTGCTCGCTGGGGGTGCTGGGACTCATCTCTCCTGTGCCCATCTCAGCTCAGACTGTCCCCCGGTCTTCCCTGTGACTTCCCATACACTCCACTTTCCCTACCATGGGCCCCTCTGTCTCTAGGTCCCCTGGGAgcctctgctcccttcccccatcccgcTGCTAGGTCTTCCAGAAGAAGGTGGGAGAGTGCAGGCCCAGAGGCAGATTCCGCTCCACCACTTCTTACCTGTGTGATAAGGGCAAAGCGCTCCCCTCCCAGAGCCCCAGTAGGTGGGGAGGACAGAGCTCCCGCAGAGTGTCGCTAGGtctgtccttccttccccacGCCAGAACCGGACCACTGGGCCACCCCACCCCTCAGGGTCTCTGCCTGGTCCCTTCCTGTCCTCGTGGGTCAGGCCCTTCTCTAGGCTGCTCCCCAGGCAGCTctagggtcagggtcagggttagggttaggcactCTCTTGACAAGACCAGAGAAGGGGCAGGTCACTTCCTATAACACCAGTTcctgagacaaagaaagagatgGGGACTTGAGAGCTGCCTCCCCACCCAGAGAGGTCCCTGTCTCGCCAAGTGTCACCTCCTCTACAAGCCCCTTCTccatctcccctccaccccagcctgaGAGCTGCCCTCCGCTCAAGGAGATCCCCACTTTCCCAAATCCTCTGGGACACGGGGGCTGCTGGAGGCCGTCCAGGGCTGTGGCACCGGGAGGGCACGGGGAGGAGCTGGAGGGAGCGTGGCTGAGATGGCGGGAGGGCCGGGGAGGAATGCACCTTTCCTGCTCTTCCGTGGCCGCAGATGCGGAGCTTTGGAGGATGCCCCAGGAGAGCGGAGAGGGGAGCAACAGGGCCAGCAGCAGCAGGCAGAGAGCAGTCCCCCGGCCGCAGAGACCAGGCAGGGGGCCGGTTTGCAAAGCGCTGAGAAACAGACCTGGGCTTTGGCCAAGAACACAGCCACCCTTCCAGGCTGCCCCCCAGCGTGTAGAGGACAAGGGTAGCAGCATCTTTTCTCCTCTAGGGCCTTCCCTGGGCCTCCCCTGGGCCTCCCTGAGCCCATTTCCCTCCACTCCCCCGTGTTCAGGTGACACCACTGGGGCCGTGGCCGGGAGGTGATGGGCTGACCCTCCAAGATGCCGAGGCCGCCGCCTCTCACCCCCATCTTGGAAATATGACAAGGGACTCCGGAGGGCATGCGCCCGCCCTGCCTTGCCTGCTCGCGGCTCGGCAGCTTTCCGGGCTGGCTTTCTCGGGCGCCTTCCACGTCTCCCCCAAACCACCGAGGGGCCTGGACATCTACATGTCATGGCAACCGCCTCCCTCCAGCCCGAAGTCCAACCTCTGGCCTCCTACCTCTTTGGTCAGGGCCAGTCATTCACGTTCCTGCTGCagaatttcttccttctgctcccCACTTCGCCCAAGGTGAGGCAACAGGTCGGCCGCACTCAAGTAATTTTCTCGAGTTCGATGGAAAGGGCCCGTTTCGCGAGTTTCTGTGCAGTTCGTCACCGGCCGCGACGTGGGTGACCAGAGCCGGGGCTTGGGGCTCGGTGGCCGTGACCTCCGCCGAGGTCTAGGGTCCGGGGGCCCGGGCcgccccttctccttcccccgcCGCGTCCCGGCGGCCCTGGGTCCCGCGGAGCTTCATGCCGGCGCCCCTGCCGTCGCGGCCGCGCGGTGGTTGCGGGCGCTCACTCGATCCGCACCTGCAGGCGGACGTTGAGCATCACCGAGGCCACGATGTAGAAGTAGGGGAAGTTCATGCGCAGCCGCCAGGCCAGGTCGAAGAAGGTGATCAGCGTGCGCGTGAGCCCCTTGCAGAAGGCGCCGTACGAGCCGCGGGCCGCAGCTGAGCGAGACAGCCGCACCGCCAGGCCCGACAtggcagccgccgccgccgcagacAGGGCCGCCGACGCCGCCATGGGTTCGGCCCGGCGCACACCCCGCCGACTGACCGCAGTGGGAGCGGGTGGGCAGGTGGACGTGAGGCCTGGAGGCGACAGCCCGCCCCGCCCGCTCCGCCGTCTCCCGAGGCAGCAGCAGCCACCGCCACAGACAGCTCCACCCCCTCGCCTGCTCCCTGAGTGGCGGCCGCCAGCTTAACCCCGCCCCTAGCGTGGCCGTGCCCTTTTCTGGGGCTACAGATTGGCCGCCGCGGACTCAGCCCCACCCACGGGACACGCCCCGCCGGCAAGCCCCGCCCTCTGCCCGACTCCCAGGAACAGGGCCAGAGGGCCAGAGTGCGTTGTAAGGCGCTGCTGCCCTGGGATCCTTTTGCAGAATGCGCTAGAGCAGAGGAGTAGAGGCCGTGAGGGTCTGGACCGCTGGGCTGATTCTGCACAGAAGGCCCACCCTGAACCCTCTGCCCCGTTTAcaccatctcctctccctccctgtctccacaGAAAACCGGGCCAGCCAACCCactgtacttttctaagaattcacATGTTTATGGTAACTCTGCCCTATGGAGTTTCACCAAACCCACACGCGCATTTTTTTCCTTTCGGGTATATTGGCTGGTCATGTGTATTTCTTTATTCGTGAATTGCTCCATTGCCTCGTTTTCCTTACCTTTCACTCTGTAGTGATTTCTAAGCACTCCTCTTAGTCTATCTTTGCCCTGGATACCGCACAAGGTCCTCTCAGGTATTAATCTGCTCTCATTCATTGCCTTTTTCTTGCTTTGGGCTTTAAAGCCTTTTCGTGGTTTCGTCTAATCTTTTTCTAAACCACATCCAATCCAAACTCCGTCACGTTTTCAAGACTATTGAAATGCGCATGCTTCGTTATGGTCAGGACTTTTAAAAAGCTGTCTGCATGAAGCTGATTCACGAAGACCTCATCCCAATTTTCACAAGGAGGACTGGCCTAAATTAATACCTTAATAGTCTCTCTCAAAATGCCTGTTCACCATCACACTGAATATCTCTGTAGCCTCTGTATAAGTGTTTAAGGAACCCAGCAGATTCATATACACTGAGCAAATGTCTACCTGCATGATCAAGGAAGAAAAGTAAGTTTGAGAGACACTAGGTTATTGGATTGCATCATGATTTTATCAACAATATAACCATGCATGGATATGAATGCATAAAAAACACCAGGGCAGATATATATCAAATTACGGAACATTGTTTACTCTGGTTAAGGCAGTAGGAAGGAGGACATACTTTTTATTctccatgtatatgtatgtatatccatATGTATATCTATAAGTATTACTTGtataatgcaataaaaattatttgaaaaagaagGGGCACAGGAATATAGACTTATGCTTTATAGAAACCCTTTGTTCCAGACTGGATCCAGCGTCATTCATTTGCAGAACCTGTTTCCTCCAATCATTTCTGAAACCTCTCCTTGGcctcatctcatttatttttaacattttattttgaaataattatagactcacaggaagttgcacaaatagaacaaaaaagacaTTGTGcctttcacccagcttccccaatGGTGGCATTTTCTATAGACAGagtataatatcaaaaccaggaaactgacactGGTATATTACTCTTGACTAGACTACAGGCCtaattcagttttcaccatttttCTAACCTGcattaatttgtgtgtgtgtgtgtgtgtgtgtgtgtgtgtgtgtgcacgcatgtatagctctagcaatttttttttttttttttgcggtacgcgggcctctcactgttgtggcctctcctcgttgcggagcacaggctctggacacgcaggttcagtggccatggctcatgggcccagccgctccatggcatgtgggatcttcctggaccagggcacgaacccgtgtcccctgcatcggcaggcggactctcaaccactgcgccaccagggaagcccagctctagCAATTTTATCCCATGTCAGGATTCATGTAACCACTACTACAATCAAGATACAAAAATATTCCATCACCACAGAAGAACTGCTTTGGGCTACCTCTTTGTACTTACTCAGCAACCCTGTAGATATTTTGTTAGAGTTACATCTATCTCATTTCCTTTAGAGTGGCTGTAAGTGGTACTGTGTGTTTAATTTTGGTTTCCacatgttcattgttagtatatagaactgcaattgattttttaattaaagcttttcttttgagataattgtagatttacaTACAATTGCAAGAAAAAATAGAGAGGTCCCATGTACATTTTAcccagttttccacagtggtaGCATCTTTCAAAACTGCAGTACTGTACAATATCAAAATCAGGATATTGACACAAATCTATCTATCTtgttcagatttccccagtttactttgtgtgtgtgtgtgtgtgtgtgtgtgtgtgtgtgtgtgtgtgtgtgtgttagttctatgcaattttatcatgTGTGGATTCATGCATCCACCATCATActcaagatatagaacagtttCATAACTGTCAGGATCCCTTGTGTTGcccttttttggccacacccacttccttcctgcccttcctccttaatgcctggcaatcactaatctgttgtctatttctataatttcgtctttttgagaatgttatacaaatggactcatacagtatgtaacctttgggGATTGGCTTTGTCACTCAACATCATTCTTTGGAGAGTCATCCAATTTGCTGGGAATGTCGTGTCGATAGTTCACTGCTTTTATTGCTGAGTTAGTATTCCTTGGGATGGTTGTACCATAGTTTGTATACCACTTACCCAGGAAGCACACCagagtttccagtttttggctattaggaataacgctgctgtgaatatttgttCACGGGTTACTGTGTGAACAAAAATTTCTATTtatctgggataaatgcccaagagtgcaattgctgggttgtatggtaagtgCGTGTTTAGTTTCATAAGACTCAGCTAAACTTTTCCATCGTGGCtgtagcattttacattcccatcagcaatttGTGAATAGATCCAGTTTCTCTTCATACTCATCAACATTTggtattatcactattttttattcttgacattctgataggtgtatagtgatatctcattgtggtttaatttatatttctctaatggctaataATGGTGAAAAtcattttatgtgcttatttctatctgtatgtcttctttagtgaAATGTCTTTTGTCATGTTCTAATTGAAccgtttgttttttgttttttttttttaatataaatttatttatttatggctgcgttgggtctttgttgctgcgcgcgggctttctctagttgtggtgagcggggtctactctttgttgcagtgtgcgatgcggtgtgcgggcttctcattgcagtggcttctcttgctgcagagcacgggcgctaggtgcgtgggcttcagtagttgtggctcgcgggctctagagtgcaggctcagtagttgtaggctcatgggcttagctgctctgcggcatgtgggatcttctcagaccagggctcgaacccgtgtcccctgcgttggcaggcggattcttaaccactgcaccaccagggaaaccctgaataATTGCCTTCTATCAGCATTCATCGTCATGCTTGTGGTCAGACATATGCTGAAACTTAAACTTATTCCAGTAGTCACCTTcatgcatctttttttaaattgaagtatagttaatttacaatgttttgtgttaatttctactgtatagcaaagtgattcagttatagatatatacattctttttcatattcttttccattatggtttatcacaagatatggaatatagttccctgagctatacagtaggaccttgttgttttatgCTTCTTAACTCACCTGAATGTTGCCCTTATTCCAACAGGCATCCTCTTGGTAGTTGTGTCACACTGAACCTTAACTTGTTCCATCAGTAATATTCTAGATTGTTGACACTCTTTAAATCTTAATCTTATTCCAGTGGCTGTGCTAATGTTTGTTGGTGTCACATTGAACTTTAACTTTTCCACGACTCATCTTGTTTGTGTTGGCTTGGTGAACCTTAACTTTCTTCCAGCAGTCAACTGAATGCTTGATCACACATCATAGCAAGACATGAGTCTACCAGCCATCTTCACGCATTTTGTCTCATACTGAATCTTGAGTTGGTTCCAGCAGTCATACCATGTTTGCCATCCCACACTCAACCTTAACCTCATTCAAGCAATCATGTTTCTGACAATGTTTGACACTTAACCTTAACCTTATATCAGTGGTCATCTTCACGTTGGTTGACTCATACTGAACAGTAACGGAATAGCAGTGGTCAGCTTCATGCTTGATGTTTTTCAGTAAACCTTATCTGTATTCCAGTGGTCTTCCTCATAATTATAGTCTCACACTTAACTGACCTTTATTCCAGAGGCCATCTTCTTGCTTGTTGCCTCACACTGAAGCCTAATTATTTTTGTAATCCATCCACTTGCTTATTGTTGCACACTGAACCTTAACCTTATTCCAGCAGCCATCTTCATACACATCGTCACCCTTTCAATCCTAACCATATTTCCACAGTCATTTTCAGGTTGGTGGTCTCATCCTGAACCTTTATTGAAGCAGTCACCAACATGTTTGTCAGGTCACACTGAACCGCGTGTACCTTAATTCTAGCAGTCAGCAACAGGCCTGTTTTCTCCCATTGACTCTAAGTTTATTCCAGCACTCATCTTCTAGATTTTGTCCCACACTGAAGAATAACCTTCGTCCAGTGTTTATCTTTCTGATTGCATCTCACACTGGGCCTTTTAACCTTCTCCCAGGAGTCATCTTCACGCTCTTGTCTCACTCTTATCCTTAACAATAATCCATCATTTTCGTGGTGGTTGTGTCACACTGAACGTTATCCTATTGCTGCAGTGACCTTCCAGCTTGTCATCCTCTAAGCCTTTACCTAATTCCAGCGTCATGTTCAGGAATGCTGTGGCACACTGAGCTTTATACTTATTTCCCTGGTGATCTTCTTTCTCGTCGCACACCAAACTCACCTCATTCAGCAGTCAGCTGGATGCTTTTGGTCTCACACTGAAGAATAAATTCTGCCATTCATTGTTATGCTTCCTGCACCAAACTGAAACGTGATCTTATTTGAGCAGTCATCTAATTGCTTGCGTTGCCTAGTGAACCTTGACCTCATTCCAGCAGAATGAGGATTGAAGATTCCAATCCAATCTTCAGGATTGTTTTTTCACACTGAACCATAACCTTTTCCCATTGAAAATTTCCTGCTTTTGTCTCACACTGAACAAATAGTTGTCTTTGCGCTTGTGGTTTCAGCCTGAATCTTAAACTTTATTCCAGCGGTCCCCTTTATGTGTGTTGTTTCATGCTGAACCATAGAAGATCTATATTCCTGTTACCAAATACTGAACCTTAACTTTATTCCAGGTGTCACTTATGCTTGTTGTCTCACTCTGAACCTTAATATAATTCATGTAAGTCATCTGAAAAGTAAATGTGACTGTATCTGTTTGGtgcttaacatttaaaataaaatgatctgtCCAATTGctatagttttaaaaagtagatcatttttccattctcttttagGAAAAAAGTGCAGCACAAAGTAACTCAATAGAAAGTAGTGAAAACAGAattacatttaaaacataattttgaaatcaAATGTGCTTATTTTAGGTTAGTATGTATGATATGTAATTGTTGGTAACAAAACCAACAAGAATGAAATACAGACATTTACATCTTATCATGTTTGCGTGCATCAGAAAGACAACATAAAACATGTTGAAAACTTTCATGAGGGGTAGATATAACATATAAATAGGAAAAACTGtcccttgtttatttttacccCCAGTTTTCTTCTATAttcagtaataatttttttttttacttttcaatagTATATGACAGCTACCAGTGCAAATGTCTCACTTTAacattcacttttaattttatatacacaGGTTAGGTATTAATGATGCCTAACCTAACACTGTATCTTACACACTGTATTGCGCTGGCTAGTCTGATATATGGTAGTTGGTACTGCCATGGTAGTCAGGCTAGGGGACATTCCTTGGTCCTCTGCATTTTATTCCTCAATCTTGGGAACACTAGGCACATCAGAGAAAAGTTCATTCGGTATTTTTCTATAAAGGGTCTTCGTGAAAGGATTCCTCTACGAGATTCAATCACACCTTCTGATTCTGCAGACTCATCTGTCTCTGCAATCGCTGCTGTCTGAACAGTTTGTATTCGTGCTGACTGAACAACCGATGGCTGTGGTGTCTCATTTATTATTCCCTGGGCATGTACCGTTTGGCCAGAAGGTGACAACACTAGAGTGACAGCTGGGGAGCCTCTTCTGGTGCCTGACGCAGCTACAGAAACATGAGCtaaaccagggattgaatttTGACCAGTCTGAGTCTGCATATGAGCAGATTCACTCTGCCACAGAATCTGTTACACCTGTTACAGAATCTGTCACACAGAATCTGATCCATCCTGCTGGGATTCAACTGTTTCCATGGTCAgttgtcttctattttttttttcctgccacatTTGTTCATTATTAAGACATTTGCCATTTGCAATCAATGCTTTGCCCCTTCCCcgtttccttcttcatttatccTGCAGCGATGTGATTTCTGCAGTAGCCCTGGTCACTGATTACGGACGGGAGGGTGTGGAGATGAGGAACCCACTGCCCCTTGGGAGGCGTGCCACTGCCCAGCAACGCGGTGAAGGCGGCCCTGTGTCGGCCGCACTCAGCTCTGACGTGCAACCGCGCTTCCCCGCTGAACCAGGACCCCGAGCAGTCATTTTTATGCTGTTGTCACACACGACATTAACATTATTCGAATCTTTGTCTTAATGTTTTTTGTCTCCTGACCAGTAACAGTTCCAGGTATTATCATCATTCTCATTGTCTCCCAATAAACCTTAAACTTACTCCACTGAACACCCTTATACTTATCTCATTTTTAACTTGAACTTATCCCAAGGCCAGCTTCATGCTGGCCTTACCCTTTTTCAGGATGGTCGACTTTGAATCCTAATGGGCATTTGTAGATGAAACTGAATGCCTGGCTCTCTCCCAGATCAGGTCTCCAGACCGGCTGCTAAACCCCTACTATTCCTCAGTGCCTAAGAGGGCACATACCCGTGGGCTGCCTCAAAGGCAGGAAAAGGTTAGGTTACAAAGATGGCAcaggcaactatactccaattaaagaaaaaaacaaaaacaaagatggcACAGGCTTGGGATCAGGACAACTACCAAACCCTGAACCAAACTACTGATGTAGtttcaaatcaaaagaaagacacTCAAATCCTACAAGTCCACTTTAAAGCATGTATTGTTTGCTCCTTAGGGGAGCAACGTCATCACACTATAAGGTGCGGACAAGGGGAAACCTTGCAATTCATTTTGTAGAGTGGAATGCAGAGTGGTAAACAACGCCCCTTTGAG from Lagenorhynchus albirostris chromosome X, mLagAlb1.1, whole genome shotgun sequence includes the following:
- the LOC132513049 gene encoding cAMP-responsive element modulator-like produces the protein METVESQQDGSDSSESAHMQTQTGQNSIPGLAHQRLQRQMSLQNQKV
- the LOC132513350 gene encoding small integral membrane protein 10-like protein 2A; amino-acid sequence: MAASAALSAAAAAAMSGLAVRLSRSAAARGSYGAFCKGLTRTLITFFDLAWRLRMNFPYFYIVASVMLNVRLQVRIE